The following coding sequences lie in one Vibrio aerogenes genomic window:
- a CDS encoding extracellular catalytic domain type 2 short-chain-length polyhydroxyalkanoate depolymerase has protein sequence MKKNKTNPVPARYILSALLFPLASYATDKLPAVGAEISNTSVSGLSSGAFMTTQFFVAHSAIMQGAGIIAGGPYLCAQSWPTSSYLENAMNTCMNPLTKSSGPNTPLLVKKTRQLAKSGKIDPVENLKKDHLYLFSGSSDKTVSTLVMDQTRNFYQSLGVTDIFYNHNTNAGHAMITANAKDSTCSATKPPFVNNCDIPQAKNILKTIYPGLNTSKMNQSAKAIPFDQSEFIKAPYTSMDKTGYVYIPGQCKKGTHCGIHVVFHGCEQGATVIQDKYYNQTGYNAYADANNLIMLYPQVHPSTDKPYNPKGCWDFWGYSSPDNPEPDYFTKKSPQISAVYRMVERLSSKP, from the coding sequence ATGAAGAAAAACAAAACCAATCCGGTACCGGCCCGGTATATTTTATCCGCGCTGCTCTTTCCGCTGGCAAGCTACGCAACCGATAAATTACCGGCTGTCGGCGCTGAAATCAGCAATACATCAGTCTCAGGATTGTCATCCGGTGCTTTTATGACCACCCAGTTTTTTGTCGCACACTCTGCCATCATGCAAGGTGCCGGGATCATTGCCGGTGGCCCCTATTTATGCGCACAATCCTGGCCAACCAGTAGTTATCTGGAAAATGCGATGAATACCTGTATGAATCCACTGACCAAAAGTTCAGGCCCAAATACACCGTTACTGGTCAAAAAAACCCGGCAGCTCGCCAAATCCGGAAAAATTGATCCGGTCGAAAACCTGAAAAAAGACCATTTGTATTTATTCAGTGGCAGCAGTGACAAAACGGTCAGTACGCTGGTCATGGATCAGACCCGGAATTTCTATCAGTCGCTGGGCGTGACGGATATTTTTTACAACCATAATACCAATGCCGGTCATGCAATGATTACAGCAAATGCCAAAGACAGCACATGCAGTGCCACCAAACCCCCCTTCGTCAATAACTGTGATATCCCGCAGGCCAAAAATATTCTGAAAACAATTTATCCCGGACTGAATACCAGCAAGATGAATCAAAGTGCCAAAGCAATTCCTTTTGATCAATCGGAATTTATCAAAGCACCTTATACCAGCATGGACAAAACAGGTTATGTCTACATTCCCGGACAATGTAAAAAAGGGACTCATTGCGGCATCCATGTGGTTTTCCACGGCTGTGAGCAGGGCGCAACGGTGATTCAGGATAAATATTATAACCAAACGGGTTATAACGCTTATGCCGATGCCAACAACCTCATCATGCTCTATCCACAGGTTCACCCTTCGACCGACAAGCCCTATAACCCCAAGGGGTGCTGGGACTTCTGGGGCTATTCTTCACCGGACAATCCGGAGCCGGATTACTTCACCAAAAAGTCACCACAAATCAGCGCCGTCTATCGCATGGTCGAACGCCTGAGCAGCAAGCCGTAA
- a CDS encoding helix-turn-helix transcriptional regulator: MMEDVPYRIIVLSGNKTVLAQFCENLFDQPVKIIPVTLNRLVDRVIDIAPDVIVVDATYGRIHHLSATCQLLQKQMNSQQMAVPPVLAVIEGNCGQRGDVLRCGVVDCINYPFDVQEMMMRIEYSLLLLKAAHHGLTPYRSGDRFQALFSDLPEYHELANKTADYLRQHLAEPVTLTRLAQQMNTNRTTLSKAFKQAFSCTVFHWLYQCRMEKAAAYLLRTNFDIRQVAYRVGYPDANNFSTAFKKRFCCSPSEYRLRHQYGTAKRSGSGATQPAPV; the protein is encoded by the coding sequence ATGATGGAAGATGTGCCTTATCGCATCATTGTGCTTTCAGGGAATAAGACGGTGCTGGCGCAATTTTGTGAAAATTTATTTGACCAACCAGTGAAAATAATTCCGGTGACGCTGAACAGGCTGGTTGATCGGGTGATTGATATCGCCCCTGATGTCATTGTTGTCGATGCCACTTACGGCAGGATTCATCATCTCAGCGCGACTTGTCAGTTATTACAAAAACAGATGAACAGCCAGCAGATGGCAGTGCCGCCGGTACTGGCTGTGATCGAAGGAAACTGCGGCCAGCGGGGCGATGTGTTGCGTTGTGGTGTGGTTGATTGCATCAATTATCCCTTTGATGTGCAGGAAATGATGATGCGGATTGAATACAGCCTGCTATTGCTGAAAGCGGCTCATCACGGCCTGACACCGTACCGGTCTGGTGATCGCTTTCAGGCACTGTTTTCGGACCTGCCTGAGTATCATGAACTGGCAAATAAAACCGCTGATTACCTGCGTCAGCATCTCGCAGAACCGGTGACACTGACCAGATTGGCACAGCAGATGAATACCAACCGGACGACGTTGTCGAAAGCATTTAAACAGGCATTCAGCTGTACGGTGTTTCACTGGCTGTATCAATGCCGGATGGAGAAAGCGGCAGCTTATCTGTTGCGAACCAATTTTGATATCCGTCAGGTGGCTTATCGGGTGGGGTACCCTGACGCGAATAATTTCTCAACTGCATTTAAAAAGAGATTTTGCTGTTCACCCAGCGAATATCGTCTCCGGCATCAGTACGGCACGGCCAAACGGTCCGGTTCTGGAGCGACGCAACCGGCTCCGGTATAA